Proteins encoded by one window of Yamadazyma tenuis chromosome 2, complete sequence:
- a CDS encoding uncharacterized protein (COG:E; EggNog:ENOG503NVU6) yields the protein MSHSDISPPSSYQELSQIKGLDPTVAKLLPSINSQGGDITRNLIDTSVNTQKLRRSSSFSTFLDESRRNSTASDINIPGGFRRQYIINQSIKNNRSPPKFLTNNLIEFLNIYSNFAGEDLSDDEYDSYNQDTTADEESLLLPEEPILVHQMNQRMPKSNVKTYFLVFKALVGSGILFLPKAFSNGGLIFSIITLNIFGVLTFICYMLLIVSKNYFKLGSFGELGFQTYGSPMKVLILISILISQIGFVSTYILFTTSNMASLFHLSQFNLVVSQFILLIPLVLIRKIGKLSFISLVSSVCILIGLVIIFYYSISDLVEDGLGPNIIQFNSNSWSMLIGVAVTSFEGIGLILPIEASMSNPKQFPRVLATSMIAITLLFTTVGVLGYLTFGDKVETIILLNLPYTNISIKAILILYSVAVFLTAPLQLFPAIKILENVIFNSSMFFKNGKLYNSGKFNSRIKWLKNIYRVAFLLVICIVAYCNFDNIDKFVSFNGCFACIPLVYIYPPLIHLKTLGSSTRDKIYKSLDYTLAIIGVVVGKHFIMSKSRLMSCQRCRKKKIKCNYEYPCSNCVKGKFDCVKVVDDMRKKRYTVKYVENLEKKHLKLIEVLKVLDDIKTPEEKANYLKSISINDMTSGIVSDNSDTSDHKHKHSHSASSSYDEDNDVGVYGPTSIYDDELIGKHSNNSPEDFKEINKFNKMPDILHCIKLFFVWQYPDLNMFIFREAFLQEFFKPQFYNIYCSKVLILSICALGARMSDDDKIYSNSINYYNEARNLLLSRLNHPSIPSLQSYLLLAFYDIFNGSNSNGWMLSGNAIRMGFDLGFQLHPNSWFLKQKMSVYSKKIDNDIKSRIYWGVYLADHFISLILGRPSLLKLSDTTIPETDDLPELDDIDEYRYLDEVEKAKPLKISNISDPLKKIINLINISENMLNDVFNKNFNEDINFYKDSSQSSNLNKVLSKLDEYNVKILNWKTALPPDMQLTKDLLLLNGDNPTLSSIRYYYYILIFCLNRPFIGLDDDVFKNLNFKLIPRQICSDAIEDLFISISKFKSVHGLRKASILIVYCSILSLSIILLSNSSGNVIDHKNTKLRFFLIVLKETSRTWNLSKKSFVSITSKLSNYGDIDFNLNDLSLNEDFPVNRQASLTPFDDSKTKLEDNHFAHPDQDAYQFVSNNVTLSLNSSNSTNTENLDFFGGPPVLMTSDLFNQDWESLFPDYIFGDKTES from the exons ATGTCCCATAGCGATATCTCGCCGCCATCAAGCTACCAGGAGCTAAGCCAAATCAAGGGTTTGGACCCCACGGTGGCCAAACTCCTACCTTCCATCAACTCACAAGGTGGTGACATAACCAGAAATTTAATAGACACATCTGTCAACACTCAGAAGCTAAGACGTTCGTCGTCGTTTTCAACGTTCTTGGACGaaagcagaagaaactcCACCGCCTCTGATATCAATATCCCCGGGGGATTCCGAAGACAATACATCATCAACCAGtccatcaaaaacaatcGCCTGCCACCCAAGTTCTTAACAaataacttgattgaattCTTGAATATCTACTCGAACTTCGCCGGGGAGGACTTGAGTGATGACGAGTATGACAGCTACAACCAGGACACCACCGCTGATGAAGAAAGCTTGTTGTTGCCGGAAGAGCCTATTCTTGTACACCAAATGAACCAGCGGATGCCGAAGTCAAATGTGAAGACATActttttggtgttcaaaGCATTGGTGGGTTCGGGTATACTATTCCTTCCCAAGGCGTTTTCCAACGGGGGGTTGATATTCTCTATCATCACCTTGAATATTTTTGGGGTATTGACATTTATCTGTTATATGCTTTTGATTGTCCTGAAAAACTACTTCAAATTGGGCTCTtttggagaacttggattCCAGACATATGGGAGTCCCATGAAAGTGTTgatattgatatcaatattGATCAGCCAGATCGGATTTGTGTCTACGTATATCTTATTCACCACCTCAAACATGGCGAGTCTCTTCCACTTGAGCCAATTCAATCTAGTAGTACTGCAATTTATATTGCTTATCCCCTTGGTGCTCATTCGGAAAATCGGCAAGTTATCATTCATCTCGTTGGTCAGCTCGGTGTGTATTTTGATTGGATTGGTGATCATTTTCTACTATTCCATCTCAGACTTGGTAGAAGATGGGTTGGGGCCCAACATCATTCAGTTCAATTCTAACAGTTGGTCGATGTTGATAGGGGTGGCTGTGACATCATTTGAAGGTATTGGACTTATCTTACCCATCGAGGCGTCCATGTCAAACCCCAAGCAATTTCCTCGGGTGTTGGCTACTTCCATGATCGCCATCACCCTTTTATTCACCACTGTGGGGGTCTTGGGTTACTTGACCTTTGGGGATAAAGTTGAAACCATCATCTTATTGAACTTGCCATACACCAACATCTCCATCAAAGCCATCTTGATCTTGTACTCAGTGGCAGTGTTTTTGACGGCCCCATTACAGTTGTTTCCTGCTATTAAGATCTTAGAGAACGTAATTTTCAACTCGTcgatgttcttcaagaacgGGAAGCTCTATAACTCGGGAAAGTTCAACAGCAGAATCAAGTGGCTAAAGAACATCTACCGGGTTGCCTTTCTATTGGTGATATGTATCGTGGCTTACTGCAACTTTGATAACATCGACAAGTTTGTCAGTTTCAACGGGTGTTTTGCCTGTATTCCATTGGTTTATATCTACCCACCATTGATCCACTTGAAAACATTGGGAAGCTCCACCAGAGACAAGATATACAAGTCTTTAGACTACACGTTGGCCATCATCGGGGTGGTAGTG GGCAAACACTTCATCATGAGCAAGTCAAGACTCATGTCGTGCCAGCGGTGCcgaaagaagaagatcaaatGTAACTATGAGTATCCATGTTCAAATTGCGTCAAGGGTAAGTTTGATTGCGTTAAAGTGGTGGATGACATGAGAAAAAAGCGGTATACCGTCAAGTATGTcgaaaacttggaaaaaaaaCACCTAAAGTTGATCGAGGTtttgaaggtgttggatgACATCAAAACTCCAGAAGAGAAGGCCAACTACCTCAAGTCCATCAGTATTAACGATATGACGAGTGGCATTGTGTCGGATAATAGCGACACCAGtgaccacaaacacaaacactCCCACAGTGCCAGCTCGAGCTACGACGAGGACAACGACGTAGGGGTGTACGGACCTACGTCCATTTACGATGACGAATTGATCGGGAAGCACTCTAATAACTCTCCTGAAGACTTTAAGGAAATCAAtaaattcaacaagatgCCCGATATTTTGCACTGCATCAAATTATTCTTTGTGTGGCAGTATCCTGACTTGAATATGTTTATCTTTCGAGAGGCCTTCTTGCAAGAGTTCTTCAAGCCCCAGTTTTACAATATCTATTGTTCAAAAGTACTTATTCTTAGTATTTGTGCTTTAGGAGCGAGGATGTCCGATGACGATAAGATATATTCGAACTCTATTAACTATTACAATGAAGCCCGGAATTTGCTTTTAAGCCGGTTAAACCATCCTTCGATCCCTTCCCTACAAAGTtacttgttgttggccTTCTATGACATTTTCAACGGGTCTAATTCCAATGGGTGGATGTTGAGCGGGAATGCGATCAGAATGGGATTTGACTTGGGATTCCAGTTGCACCCAAATTCCTGGTTTTTGAAACAAAAAATGTCAGTTTACAGTAAGAAAATCGACAACGATATCAAGTCCAGAATATACTGGGGAGTATACTTGGCCGACCACTTTATTAGTTTGATTTTAGGAAGACCTtcgttgttgaagttgagtgATACGACGATTCCTGAAACCGACGATTTGCCCGAGTTGGATGACATCGACGAATATAGGTACTTGGACGAAGTCGAAAAGGCAAAACCACTCAAGATTTCTAACATTTCAGATCCGCTTAAAAAAATCATTAACTTGATCAATATTAGTGAGAATATGTTGAATGAtgttttcaacaagaacttcaatgagGACATCAATTTCTATAAAGATTCGTCCCAGTCATCGAATCTCAATAAGGTGTTGCTGAAGCTTGATGAGTATAACGTAAAGATATTGAACTGGAAGACGGCGTTGCCCCCAGATATGCAACTTACAAAAGATTTACTTCTTTTGAACGGGGATAATCCGACCTTGAGTAGTATCAGATATTACTACTatattttgattttttgtTTGAACAGACCGTTTATTGGGCTTGACGATGAcgttttcaagaacttgaacttcaagctCATTCCAAGACAAATATGCCTGGATGCTATTGAGGATTTATTTATATCAATAAGCAAGTTCAAGTCGGTTCATGGGTTGAGGAAAGCCTCGATATTAATTGTATATTGTTCCATTTTATCGTTGTCCATCATTTTGTTGAGTAACAGCTCCGGAAACGTCATAGATCACAAGAATACGAAGCTCAGGTTTTTCTTAATTGTGTTGAAAGAGACGTCAAGAACCTGGAATCTCTCCAAAAAATCGTTTGTTTCAATCACCTCCAAATTGTCCAACTATGGCGATAtcgacttcaacttgaacgacttATCTTTGAACGAAGACTTTCCAGTCAACAGACAAGCTTCCCTCACACCTTTTGATGATCTGAAAACCAAATTGGAAGATAACCACTTTGCACATCCCGATCAAGATGCATACCAGTTTGTTTCCAACAACGTGACGTTGAGTCTAAACTCGTCcaactccacaaacaccgaAAATTTGGACTTTTTTGGTGGGCCACCAGTCTTGATGACTTCggatttgttcaaccaAGACTGGGAATCGTTATTCCCTGATTACATTTTCGGCGACAAAACCGAAAGTTGA
- a CDS encoding NAD(P)-dependent dehydrogenase (COG:I,Q; EggNog:ENOG50KOG1611): MSTTYLIVGASRGIGFTYVKHLALNKSNLIIATARNENAAAKLQALGPNVKTILIDMQDPYSKFETSFKQLETLAPSGEYDVDAYDEVLSVNIGGAAKGYKAAYPFIFKGKGIKKIVFGSSLLGQVGYPIKGQAYAASKAGLNHLGHQIASTNAKSGDELVKNSATILLRPGVVNTDMTSASLDFKAKVPPSLFISQDESVTGTLSLVEKLTNADSGKLFNYKGAGFKFSAI, translated from the exons atgTCCACTACTTATTTAATCGTCGGTGCCTCTAGGGGAATTGGCTTCACTTATGTCAAACATTTGGCTTTAAACAAGTCTAATTTGATTATTGCGACTGCGAGAAACGAAAAtgcggctgcaaaattaCAAGCACTCGGTCCAAATGTCAAGACTATTTTGATAGATATGCAAGACCCTTATTCCAAGTTTGAAACTTCTTTCAAGCAGCTCGAGACATTGGCTCCATCCGGG GAATATGATGTCGATGCTTATGACGAAGTCCTTTCGGTTAACATTGGAGGTGCTGCAAAAGGCTACAAGGCAGCTTATCctttcattttcaaaggaaagggaatcaagaagattgtGTTCGGTTCCAGCTTACTTGGCCAGGTGGGCTACCCAATTAAAGGTCAAGCTTATGCAGCTTCCAAAGCAGGCCTTAACCATTTGGGACACCAAATCGCTTCTACCAACGCCAAATCTGGAGACGAGTTGGTCAAAAACTCAGCTACAATTTTGTTGCGTCCCGGTGTTGTTAACACCGATATGACTTCAGCCCtgcttgatttcaaagCAAAAGTCCCTCCTTCCTTGTTTATTAGTCAAGACGAGTCTGTCACTGGTACTTTGTCTCTTGTCGAGAAGCTCACTAATGCTGATAGCGggaaacttttcaattACAAAGGAGCAGGATTTAAATTCTCTGCCATTTAG
- a CDS encoding NAD(P)-dependent dehydrogenase (COG:I,Q; EggNog:ENOG50KOG1611), protein MSTTYLIVGASRGIGLAYVKQLVSNESNLIIATARSEEAAAKLQALGPNVKTFLVDMQDPYSKFETSFKQLEALAPSGVDVFIHNSGISGPNFLLTPQEYDVDAYDEVLSVNIGGAAKSYKAAYPYIFKGKGTKKVVFTSSLLGQVGYPMAAQAYAVSKAGLNHLGYQIASNNANSGDELAKNSATILLHPGIVITDMTAASIDFKAKVPANFFITQEESVNGTLALVEKLTAADNGKFFNYDGEELKYSAV, encoded by the coding sequence ATGTCCACTACTTATTTAATCGTCGGTGCCTCTAGGGGAATCGGTCTCGCCTATGTTAAACAATTGGTTTCAAACGAGTCAAATTTAATTATTGCAACTGCGAGAAGCGAAGAagcggctgcaaaattaCAAGCACTCGGTCCAAATGTCAAGACtttcttggtggatatGCAAGACCCTTATTCCAAGTTTGAAACTTCTTTCAAGCAGCTCGAGGCATTGGCTCCATCTGGTGTAGATGTTTTTATTCATAATTCCGGCATTTCGGGGCCTAACTTTCTCCTTACTCCTCAGGAATATGATGTCGATGCTTATGACGAAGTCCTTTCGGTTAACATTGGAGGTGCGGCGAAAAGTTATAAAGCAGCTTATCCTtacattttcaaaggaaAGGGAACCAAGAAGGTTGTATTCACTTCCAGTTTACTTGGTCAGGTGGGTTATCCAATGGCAGCTCAAGCTTATGCGGTTTCCAAAGCAGGCCTTAACCATTTGGGATACCAAATTGCTTCTAACAACGCAAACTCTGGAGAcgagttggccaagaacTCAGCTACAATTTTGTTGCATCCCGGTATTGTTATCACCGATATGACTGCAGCCCTGATTGATTTCAAAGCAAAAGTCCCTGCAAACTTCTTTATCACTCAAGAGGAGTCTGTTAATGGTACTTTGGCTCTTGTCGAGAAGCTCACTGCTGCTGATAACGGaaaattcttcaactacGATGGAGAAGAGTTGAAATACTCTGCAGTTTAG
- a CDS encoding NAD(P)-dependent dehydrogenase (COG:I,Q; EggNog:ENOG50KOG1611) — translation MSTTYLIVGASRGIGFTYVKHLALNKSNLIIATARNENAAAKLEALGPNVKTILIDMQDPYSKFETSFKQLETLAPSGVDVFIQNAGISGPSCFAPPQEYEVDAYDEILAINIGGSAKSYKAAYPYIFKGEGTKKIVFTTSLLGQLGFPMAAQAYAVSKAGINHLGYQVALTNANSEDVLAKNSVTILLHPGIVDTDMTTASADNRDKVDASLFISQDESVTGTLALVDKLTSADNGKFFDYKGEELKYSAI, via the coding sequence atgTCCACTACTTATTTAATCGTCGGTGCCTCTAGGGGAATTGGCTTCACTTATGTCAAACATTTGGCTTTAAACAAGTCTAATTTGATTATTGCGACTGCGAGAAACGAAAAtgcggctgcaaaattaGAAGCACTCGGTCCAAATGTCAAGACTATTTTGATAGATATGCAAGACCCTTATTCCAAGTTTGAAACTTCTTTCAAGCAGCTCGAGACATTGGCTCCATCCGGGGTAGATGTTTTTATTCAAAACGCTGGTATTTCGGGACCTAGCTGTTTCGCTCCTCCTCAAGAATATGAAGTTGATGCTTATGATGAAATCCTTGCCATCAACATTGGAGGTTCTGCAAAAAGTTACAAAGCAGCTTATCCTTACATTTTCAAGGGAGAGGGAACCAAGAAGATTGTGTTCACTACCAGTTTACTTGGCCAGTTGGGTTTCCCAATGGCAGCTCAAGCTTATGCGGTTTCCAAAGCCGGTATCAACCATTTGGGGTACCAAGTAGCTCTCACCAACGCCAACTCTGAAGAtgttttggccaagaacTCTGTTACAATTTTGTTGCACCCAGGTATTGTTGATACCGATATGACTACGGCTCTGGCTGATAATAGGGATAAGGTTGACGCTTCCTTGTTTATTAGTCAAGATGAGTCTGTCACAGGTACTTTGGCTCTTGTTGACAAGCTCACTTCTGCTGATAACGGGAAATTCTTTGATTACAAGGGTGAAGAGTTGAAATACTCTGCAATTTAG
- a CDS encoding uncharacterized protein (EggNog:ENOG503PZHY; COG:S), with protein MNCFDDSYISHNLHSFDFTHNIDYLDDDTHIPDEVLIKCYKQSKYDISIIIPSTAPLRLQNIAWRRLYKSLRKLPEVSPRVINWHKQLDINWCFGPSYSHEDLITPPEKVEVKAAPIGIPDAYPLLYTVSNSSSDTLTDSDSLLSNSPTSTCSSHSNLSVYHGMKKKRVKFNFIVNSREIINGISIDYDFLDDSILND; from the coding sequence atgaactGTTTCGACGACTCATACATAAGTCACAACCTCCATAGTTTTGACTTTACCCATAACATTGATTaccttgatgatgataccCACATTCCCGATGAAGTGTTGATAAAATGCTACAAGCAGAGTAAATACGATATTTCCATCATAATACCGTCCACAGCACCACTCCGGCTCCAAAACATCGCCTGGAGACGGCTCTACAAGTCGTTGCGGAAGTTGCCGGAGGTGAGTCCACGCGTCATCAACTGGCACAAGCAGCTCGACATTAACTGGTGCTTTGGCCCTAGCTACAGCCACGAAGATTTAATTACTCCCCCAGAAAAGGTCGAGGTCAAAGCAGCTCCCATCGGTATTCCCGACGCCTATCCCCTTTTGTATACGGTATCGAACTCGTCGTCTGATACCTTGACTGACTCCGACTCACTTCTTCTGAATTCCCCCACCTCCACCTGTCTGTCGCATTCAAATTTGTCGGTGTATCACGGGATGAAAAAGAAGCGAgtgaagttcaatttcatAGTCAACTCGAGAGAAATAATCAATGGGATTTCGATAGACTATGATTTTCTAGATGACTCGATTCTAAACGACTGA
- the MPH1 gene encoding 3'-5' DNA helicase (BUSCO:EOG092614O9; COG:L; EggNog:ENOG503NUYD) has protein sequence MSDDDFDDELDLMLSKASATVAVDSIVQQAPNSPPASSGLSSGSFGEGISQISTISRGDSNQLQSSRPGSKTSSSSKQQRTQRDLFGNVVSSSQSTSDTQTSKRSDMAKEVPTHHELDYENLKSYIYPINYEIRDYQFNIIEKCFYNNMLVALPTGLGKTFIAATIILNYWRWFPNSKIIFMAPTRPLVAQQIKACFNIIGLKDQSAVLLDKTKRNRLEIWNSFRIFFTTPQVVENDLCNGLVDPKSVSLLVVDEAHKAKGNYAYNNVAKFLDRFNNSYRILALTATPSSTVEGIKEIVGNLTINKIEIRTENSIDIIKYFKHKRIDKIDVDFNDNEVITNCLIHTANAAEPYIKMANERHLFQSSDPNDLYMFKLLEITKRNLLNNNLSEGLKWQNHFLLKLLLFKANCIKKLKIYGFNNFKAYFNDTRTKVLASKNKMMLELFSSAPVKELVGYLSKTQVQFGHPKIEILIEYINNFFKTSEYDNSKVIIFSELRDSALEIVSTIEAMNNPRLKPHIFIGQAPDSNPEVVDKQNGGPKRSSSEDAKLKGMNQKVQKQLIKDFKTEKYNILVATSIGEEGLDIGEVDLIVCYDTSASPIKNVQRLGRTGRKRDGNILMLFSDNERSKFDKAMDNYEWIQKFIVRKEAELVQDCTRVRIIPSGFRPALEKKFIVPEEIEVDDNDEIIKIAMSYMNKKTKGGSVTKASSKSAANKTKSKKSKGVEKIEKRFFMPDNVESGFRNVTDMLKSVDKNKRARSPPLSQELIDTSFMSDASFNRTSEKENVVEIPPVKSAPVKSAPTKSAPTTSAPTKSAPTKSAPTKSATESVPVKSAPVYQVLRASQKSLGTKKLKLESGATSTQLPQTDISPRGVAASKDETFSDFDDFDDFDDFDDFGNEKLSVKQVEIITFTKETPVKCGLGVDNPMETASAPDSQDDQLVDNRFHPQDGFLSSQEKVQLYTNYYNPIPPDIKFYDPIHSSCSQLSSTKTKRFNETMKNMDTLTAKKAQTQLKSYIEMVKGSDTNSRASCIEYLNTHIE, from the coding sequence ATGagtgatgatgactttgatgatgaattgGACCTAATGCTCAGTAAGGCTTCGGCCACCGTGGCCGTGGACTCCATTGTTCAACAGGCTCCTAACTCACCTCCTGCTTCCAGTGGGCTTTCCTCTGGTAGTTTTGGTGAAGGTATCTCCCAAATCTCCACCATATCACGCGGTGATTCAAACCAGCTACAATCATCCCGACCAGGCTCTAAAacctcctcctcctccaaacAGCAAAGAACCCAGCGAGACCTCTTCGGAAATGTCGTATCTAGCAGCCAAAGTACCTCAGATACCCAGACATCCAAAAGATCAGATATGGCTAAAGAGGTTCCTACCCATCACGAACTCGACTACGAAAACCTCAAATCATACATATATCCTATCAATTATGAAATCAGAGACTACCAGTTCAACATCATAGAAAAATGCTTCTACAACAACATGTTGGTAGCCTTACCTACTGGTTTAGGTAAGACGTTTATTGCTGCAACCATCATTCTCAATTACTGGCGATGGTTCCccaattccaaaatcatcttcatggCTCCCACAAGGCCTTTGGTGGCCCAGCAGATCAAGGCCTGTTTCAATATAATTGGGCTCAAAGACCAGTCAGCagtgttgttggataagACCAAGAGGAACAGATTGGAAATCTGGAATAGTTTCAGAATTTTTTTTACCACTCCGCAAGTAGTGGAAAACGACTTGTGCAATGGTCTTGTTGACCCCAAGTCAGTGAGTctattggtggtggatgagGCGCATAAAGCCAAAGGTAACTATGCCTATAACAATGTagccaagttcttggatcGGTTTAATAACAGTTATAGAATATTGGCCTTGACTGCAACTCCTTCATCCACAGTAGAGGGTATTAAAGAGATTGTAGGGAACTTGACGATAAATAAAATCGAAATCCGAACCGAAAACTCCatcgatatcatcaagtacttcaaaCATAAACGTATTGACAAGATAGATGTGGATTttaatgataatgaagtTATCACCAATTGTTTGATACATACAGCCAACGCGGCCGAGCCATACATAAAGATGGCAAATGAGAGACATTTGTTCCAACTGAGTGACCCCAATGACCTTTACATGTTCAAGTTGCTCGAAATAACCAAGCggaacttgttgaacaataaTTTAAGCGAGGGCCTAAAATGGCAGAATCACTTTTTGCTCAAGCTTCTTTTATTTAAGGCTAATTGCataaagaaattgaagatctATGGGTTTAATAACTTTAAAGCTTACTTCAATGACACAAGAACCAAAGTCCTTGCTTCCAAAAACAAGATGATGCTTGAGTTATTCAGTAGTGCTCCTGTTAAAGAGCTTGTTGGGTACTTGAGTAAAACTCAAGTTCAGTTTGGGCACCCCAAAATCGAAATCTTAATCGAGTACATCAataacttcttcaagacaTCGGAATATGACAACTCGAAAGTCATTATCTTCTCCGAGCTTAGAGATTCAGCTTTAGAGATTGTCAGTACCATTGAAGCCATGAATAACCCCAGACTCAAACCCCATATTTTCATCGGCCAGGCCCCGGACTCCAATCCTGAAGTGGTGGACAAGCAAAATGGAGGACCCAAACGTTCTTCATCCGAGGATGCTAAGTTAAAAGGAATGAACCAGAAAGTTCAGAAACAATTGATCAAGGACTTTAAGACTGAGAAGTATAACATCTTGGTTGCAACCtctattggtgaagaaggtttgGACATTGGTGAGGTTGATTTGATTGTGTGCTATGATACAAGCGCCTCGCCCATCAAAAACGTTCAAAGATTGGGAAGAACAGGAAGAAAGAGAGATGGTAACATATTGATGCTTTTCTCTGATAACGAAAGATCCAAGTTTGACAAAGCCATGGACAACTATGAGTGGATCCAAAAATTCATTGTACGTAAAGAAGCGGAGTTGGTTCAGGATTGTACTCGAGTTAGGATCATCCCGTCAGGTTTCAGGCCTGccttggagaagaagtttATTGTgccagaagaaattgaggTGGACGACAATGATGAGATCATCAAGATCGCAATGAGCTAtatgaacaagaaaaccaagGGGGGGTCGGTTACTAAAGCCTCTTCAAAGTCGGCTGCAAATAagacaaaatcaaagaagtCGAAAGGTGTGGAGAAGATTGAAAAACGGTTTTTCATGCCAGACAACGTTGAGTCTGGGTTTCGGAACGTTACGGACATGTTGAAGTCTGttgacaagaacaaaagAGCTCGATCTCCGCCCTTGCTGCAGGAACTTATTGACACGTCGTTTATGTCTGATGCTTCATTCAACAGGACTCTGGAAAAGGAAAACGTCGTTGAGATACCTCCTGTGAAGTCTGCTCCTGTGAAGTCTGCTCCTACAAAGTCTGCTCCTACAACGTCTGCTCCTACAAAGTCTGCTCCTACAAAGTCTGCTCCTACAAAGTCTGCAACCGAATCTGTGCCCGTCAAATCTGCACCAGTCTATCAGGTTTTGAGGGCCTCCCAGAAGTCGTTAGGAACCAAGAAACTAAAGCTTGAATCCGGTGCCACCAGCACTCAACTCCCCCAAACTGATATTAGTCCGCGTGGTGTGGCAGCCAGCAAAGATGAAACATTTTCTGACTTCGATGACTTCGATGACTTCGATGACTTCGATGACTTTGGAAATGAAAAACTCCTGGTAAAACAAGTGGAAATCATCACTTTCACTAAAGAGACTCCGGTAAAGTGTGGGTTAGGTGTTGACAATCCGATGGAGACCGCTCTGGCACCCGACAGTCAGGATGATCAGCTAGTTGATAACAGGTTCCACCCCCAGGATGGATTCCTTTCCTCTCAAGAAAAGGTGCAACTCTATACCAACTACTACAACCCCATTCCTCCTGATATCAAATTCTACGACCCAATTCACAGTTCTTGCAGCCAGTTGAGTAGCACCAAGACCAAACGTTTCAACGAAACCATGAAAAATATGGACACTTTGACGGCCAAAAAAGCCCAGACCCAACTTAAGCTGTATATAGAAATGGTCAAGGGTTCGGATACTAACTCTCGAGCATCATGCATAGAGTATTTAAATACCCATATAGAATAG
- the TMA20 gene encoding translation machinery-associated protein 20 (BUSCO:EOG09264RQY; COG:J; EggNog:ENOG503P146), which yields MFKKFTKEDIHSRSNIKSSAQRGLKSNFVGQFEDLEPIIDTIIPKKSQVILIKCEDRIQLYSIDNEVVLFQHFDSNLMPHLRLVHQYPECFPRVQVDRGAIKFVLSGANIMCPGLTSAGGQLPEENLDEGSIVTVYAEGKEHALAIGKLIMSVDDIKSKNKGHGIELVHFLGDGLWNMRE from the coding sequence ATGTTTAAGAAGTTCACAAAAGAAGATATTCATTCCCGGTCTAACATCAAGTCGTCGGCCCAGAGAGGCTTGAAGTCCAACTTCGTGGGACAGTTTGAGGACTTGGAGCCCATCATCGATACCATAATACCAAAGAAGTCCCAGGTTATATTGATCAAATGTGAGGACAGAATCCAATTATACTCAATCGATAATGAGGTGGTTTTATTCCAACACTTCGACTCCAATTTGATGCCCCACCTTAGACTTGTCCACCAGTACCCCGAATGTTTCCCCAGGGTCCAGGTCGACCGTGGTGCCATCAAGTTTGTGTTATCGGGAGCTAATATCATGTGTCCTGGATTGACCAGTGCCGGTGGACAATTACCCGAAGAAAACCTTGACGAAGGATCCATTGTTACTGTTTATGCCGAAGGAAAAGAACATGCTTTGGCAATTGGTAAGCTTATAATGagtgttgatgatattaaATCTAAAAACAAAGGGCATGGTATCGAGTTGGTCCATTTCTTGGGCGATGGCTTGTGGAACATGCGTGAATAG